One genomic region from Sporichthyaceae bacterium encodes:
- a CDS encoding ABC transporter substrate-binding protein, which translates to MNRRTDRRLAILATAALLVLAGCGTRVSHSDVVAGAGGTTVSLDNASIQALKTAAGSAAAAAPAAATTTRTAANAPAAATSTTKTGTSTGGAPAPAPLVSGTVPAAGARAGKTGATAAAAKPGGGTAAAAPAAATAADAPCTASGAPLKLGQVGGFSGVEGPVTADARNGLATWVQYVNAHGGIACHPIVVYAVDDGADPARAAAAVQDLVSNKGVQALVGVFDPIGFPGILSGAEKAKIPVIGGDGIDFAWNQNPYLFPTGAGLLGAIRGALQQTVAAGKTNLGLLYCVEASVCTNGQKIIEDETKKAGAKLTYSSAISLTQPDFTAQCQSAKNAGVQAMGMAMDGASIGRVARSCAAISYHPEFITNGLVLSPQNANDPDIRRNTLASASAVAPWTLDDTEGQKEYHAGLAKFAPGLTPDADSIYAWAAGKLVEAAVHGLGAKARTAPITTGDLMTGLGTIHNETLGGLTPPMTFSPGQKAAPLITCVYFELLSDKGWTTSSGSKPQCTK; encoded by the coding sequence ATGAACCGCCGAACCGACCGCCGGCTCGCGATCCTGGCGACGGCCGCGCTGCTCGTGCTCGCCGGGTGCGGCACCCGCGTCAGCCACTCCGACGTGGTCGCCGGCGCCGGCGGCACGACGGTGTCCCTCGACAACGCCTCGATCCAGGCGCTGAAGACCGCCGCGGGCAGCGCAGCCGCGGCGGCCCCGGCCGCCGCGACCACCACCCGGACGGCCGCGAACGCGCCGGCCGCGGCGACTTCGACAACCAAGACCGGCACGAGCACCGGCGGGGCGCCGGCACCGGCGCCGCTGGTGTCCGGCACCGTCCCGGCCGCCGGGGCCAGGGCGGGCAAGACCGGTGCGACCGCGGCCGCGGCCAAGCCCGGTGGTGGTACCGCCGCCGCTGCCCCGGCCGCCGCAACGGCCGCCGACGCCCCGTGCACCGCGTCCGGCGCCCCGCTGAAGCTGGGCCAGGTCGGCGGCTTCTCCGGCGTCGAGGGCCCGGTGACCGCGGATGCCCGCAACGGCCTGGCGACCTGGGTCCAGTACGTCAACGCCCACGGCGGGATCGCCTGCCACCCGATCGTGGTCTACGCGGTCGACGACGGCGCCGACCCGGCCCGGGCGGCGGCGGCGGTCCAGGACCTCGTCTCGAACAAGGGCGTGCAGGCTCTCGTCGGGGTGTTCGACCCGATCGGGTTCCCCGGCATCCTGTCCGGCGCCGAGAAGGCCAAGATCCCGGTCATCGGCGGCGACGGCATCGACTTCGCGTGGAACCAGAACCCGTACCTGTTCCCGACCGGCGCCGGTCTGCTCGGCGCCATCCGCGGCGCGCTGCAACAGACGGTCGCGGCCGGCAAGACCAACCTCGGCCTGCTGTACTGCGTCGAGGCCAGCGTCTGCACCAACGGCCAGAAGATCATCGAGGACGAGACCAAGAAGGCCGGGGCCAAGCTCACGTACTCCTCGGCGATCTCGCTGACCCAGCCGGACTTCACGGCCCAGTGCCAGAGCGCCAAGAACGCGGGCGTGCAGGCCATGGGGATGGCGATGGACGGTGCCTCGATCGGCCGGGTCGCCCGGTCCTGCGCGGCGATCAGCTACCACCCGGAGTTCATCACCAACGGCCTGGTGCTCAGCCCGCAGAACGCGAACGACCCGGACATCCGCCGCAACACCCTGGCCTCGGCCAGCGCGGTGGCACCGTGGACGCTCGACGACACGGAGGGGCAGAAGGAGTACCACGCCGGGCTCGCCAAGTTCGCTCCCGGTCTGACCCCGGACGCGGACTCGATCTACGCCTGGGCGGCCGGGAAGCTCGTCGAGGCGGCCGTGCACGGCCTGGGCGCCAAGGCCCGGACGGCACCGATCACCACGGGCGACCTGATGACCGGCCTGGGGACCATCCACAACGAGACCCTCGGTGGGCTGACCCCGCCGATGACGTTCAGCCCCGGACAGAAGGCGGCCCCGCTGATCACCTGCGTGTACTTCGAGCTGCTCAGCGACAAGGGCTGGACTACGTCGTCGGGCAGCAAGCCCCAGTGCACCAAGTGA
- a CDS encoding ABC transporter ATP-binding protein encodes MLELRQVVAGYGTSRVLRDVTLCVPDGAVVALLGANGAGKTTLLRVAAGLLRPESGKLVIDNQDVTGQPPYKLMRRGVCHIPEGRGVFPSLTVRENIVVQAPPGQHERAIQQAASAFPVLGRRLGQVAGTLSGGEQQMLALARAYVQSPSVVLLDEVSMGLAPRIVDEIFDFLHQIAAGGASLLLVEQYVTKALALADYVYLLHRGEVAFVGEPGELDGEDLFARYLGHSA; translated from the coding sequence ATGCTTGAGCTGCGCCAGGTCGTCGCCGGGTACGGCACGAGCCGCGTGCTGCGCGACGTGACGCTCTGCGTCCCGGACGGCGCGGTGGTGGCCCTGCTCGGCGCGAACGGCGCGGGCAAGACCACCTTGCTGCGGGTCGCCGCGGGTCTGCTGCGCCCGGAGAGCGGGAAGTTGGTGATCGACAACCAGGACGTCACCGGTCAGCCGCCGTACAAGCTGATGAGGCGCGGGGTCTGCCACATCCCCGAGGGCCGCGGAGTGTTCCCGTCGCTGACCGTGCGGGAGAACATCGTCGTGCAGGCCCCGCCGGGACAGCACGAGCGCGCGATCCAGCAGGCCGCGTCGGCCTTCCCCGTGCTCGGCAGGCGACTCGGTCAGGTGGCCGGGACGCTGTCCGGCGGCGAGCAGCAGATGCTCGCGTTGGCCCGCGCGTACGTGCAGAGCCCGTCCGTGGTCCTGCTCGACGAGGTCAGCATGGGCCTGGCCCCGCGGATCGTCGATGAGATCTTCGACTTCCTGCACCAGATCGCGGCCGGCGGCGCCAGCCTGCTGCTGGTCGAGCAGTACGTGACCAAGGCGCTCGCGTTGGCCGACTACGTCTACCTGCTGCATCGCGGCGAGGTGGCCTTCGTCGGCGAGCCCGGTGAGCTGGACGGCGAGGACCTGTTCGCCCGTTACCTGGGGCACAGCGCCTAA